GTGTGCGCAGCCCTCGGGCGCGAGGGTCGGCGGCGCGGACACAGCCGCGTTCCCAGCCGGTGGGGCGCAGCGCTGGCGCCGGCGAGGACTCCCCGGCCACCCGCAGGTACCGCCGGGCGGAGGGCGCGCTACTAGCAGCGCCGGAGATACTCGAGCCCAGGGACCCCCGGGCCAGCGGAGGGCAGGAGCGGAGCCCCGAGGGAGCGCGGGCCCCGACGGCGCGCTCCCCCGTCAGCCACGGGCAGGCAGGCCCCGCGTGGCGGCTTGGGGTGGGGGGCTGCAGCGGGGCCCTCGGGCCGAAAGTCCCCCGGGCGGCCAGCCATGACCTTCGGGCGCAGCGGGGCGGCCTCGGTGGTGCTGAACGTGGGCGGCGCCCGGTATTCGCTGTCCCGGGAGCTGCTGAAGGACTTCCCGCTGCGCCGCGTGAGCCGGCTGCACGGCTGCCGCTCCGAGCGCGACGTGCTCGAGGTGTGCGACGACTACGACCGCGAGCGCAACGAGTACTTCTTCGACCGGCACTCGGAGGCCTTCGGCTTCATCCTGCTCTACGTGCGCGGCCACGGCAAGCTGCGCTTCGCGCCGCGGATGTGCGAGCTCTCCTTCTACAACGAGATGATCTACTGGGGCCTGGAGGGCGCACACCTCGAGTACTGCTGCCAGCGCCGCCTCGACGACCGCATGTCCGACACCTACACCTTCTACTCGGCCGACGAGCCGGGCGTGCTGGGCCGCGACGAGGCGCGCCCCGGCGGGGCCGAGGCGGCTCCCTCCAGGCGCTGGCTGGAGCGCATGCGGCGGACCTTCGAGGAGCCCACGTCGTCGCTGGCCGCGCAGATCCTGGCTAGCGTGTCGGTGGTGTTCGTGATCGTGTCCATGGTGGTGCTGTGCGCCAGCACGTTGCCCGACTGGCGCAACGCAGCCGCCGACAACCGCAGCCTGGATGACCGGAGCAGGTACTCCGCCGGCCCTGGGAGGGAGCCCTCCGGGTAGGATGCACTGCTTCTCTGCCCGTCCCGTCCGTCCTGTCGCGTCTGTCCGTCCCGTCCATACGTCCCGTCTCCGTCCTGTCCGCCTCCGGGCGACCGAGCCAGCGGGGTGCGCGGCCCAGCGAGGCCCCAGGCGCGGCCAACTACGGGACCGGTCGGTCCCCACTCCTACCCCGTTGTCCGGGGCACCAGCGGGGTCTGGCCCTTACACTAGACACACCTCTTGAGGGCGAAATCCTCAGGCGTGGGGAGGGGCGTGTAGAGATAGACAAATGTCCCCTCTTTGTAGTTAACTTTTGCGCAGAGAGCAACCTGCTAATTAcatttttctgaacttttattgtTAGGGTTCAACAATTAAGCCTTGAACTAAGCGCAGTTTGaattatttgccaatttttgGTAGTGTTTGGAAAGATGGATTCTTGTTACGGTGAAATGTGCACTCTCCACACATTCTATACACTCTGCCCCCGGCATACTATGTGCTGTAATGGAATCGTTATATTATAAAGCAGGTTAATTTACCGATAGACTCTAAATAATGGATGTCTGTgcccttttctttccccttttcctaCAAAGTATGGAGTTAGCAAACCTCTTGTCCACCGTTTGGTAGCAAAGATTCACACTGCGACTTTCAGAGGGTCTATGGTATGGGAAGGGAAAAAACCATTACCTTGAGAACAGAGAAAAATCTAAACTGTCCTAAATCCAGAAAACAGTAtttgggtaaatttttttttccactttactAGGATGAATGGGAAAATATTGCAGTCTTTTCTTAGACTGTCTTACCTTGAAGTGGTGATAGCACTTTCCCGTTTTTAGTACAAGTGAGCATATTCAGTGGGAGGAATAAGCAGACTAAGGATGGACTTTCAAAGAAGACAGCCTTTTGGGGCACAAAACCCAAACTGCATATTATAGTTTATCTGTTTGACACTGTCTTAAGATCCttcttccattcattttttaaatttaaggttGTGCCCTCTCATGTTTTACTGATAGGCATGTACATGTTCGGAACGGCGGCCTTGCTATTGCAGTGGATTACTTCTACATAATATTCTTCCTGTAGGGAGTAAGGATTTTTATACAAAtctaagaagtaaataaaattgtCTAGTGCCACGGAGTCTATTATTTCTTCTTGGCTTGAAATCGAAGATACATGCTTTGAAAGGAAATTCATTAGGAAACTCATTTTGTTTAGTGAATTAGGTTCTAACAGTTTTGAATTTACAGATAAGAGTTACTTATTTGGTTCTCCAACAATAcaatgaaattaatttatttacctAAATacataaatgcctttttttttttaaggagggcTTTAGGAAAATGGACTTGGAATTTTGATTCTCCAGTAACTGTAGAATTCTAAGGTTAGTGAAGGTTTGAGCTACATTAGCAAAGGAAACAGGGGAATTGAATTATTATTAGTGCAGATAATGAGGGAGTTGACTGAACCAGTATATGAGCAAAACCAGTAAAATACCTCAAATATAATCTTGGGGGAGGGAGGGTGTTTTGGGAGAGGGAAAGGGCCATATGGAGATCATTAATGTAAAGCATTTGTAAAGAAATGAGACAAATGCATAGTAATTTTAGGGAGAGaaacacaagaaacaaaaaagggaagACAGAGATGGAAAAGAGGGAGACTGcaaaagaagtgaagggagaaaagtAATGcttatttgtgtatatgtattttatgtatgtgtataattaTTCAAGTCAGAGCTGTTTCCTAGATACTTAGATATTTCAGGCAAAAGCATGTTTTTCTTAGCTTAATGGCCCAGTTTTAGCTTCACTCTCTGAGTGTAGGTATATGAAAACCGCTATCTGCAATCCCAAACAGATAAACTGCAGGATGGCCGAATGAGGATGCTGCTCATTACAGAGGAAGCTCCCCTCTGCCCTTCAACAGAGAGGGCCCTTAACCTGTCACTTTAAGTATAGTCGTTAAAACCCTGCTTGCTTGTGGTTGCTGAAATTAGTCTTTCTAAAACATCATTCTCGTTATTTGACCATATTTTGCATCTGCCAAATAAAGCCAAAACTTCTTTCTTGGCCTTCAAGGCTCTTTACAGTTTGATGACAACCTGCCGATCTTGACTTACTCCATCATAGTTTGCAAACATCTTTTGAATATCTATTATGTTCAAGGCACTGCTGGTGTTCCAAATATTGTAACTTTCTGTTGTAAAGAAAAGTTGGTGTCAAGTTGGTGGTGTAGGAATCAGAGGCACAATTGATCTCTGAGAGTTCTGTTGTTCAGAGAAGGCCTTCAGGGTGGTGGAGGATGGAAACAAACCATGGTTGGAAGGTTGCAGAGGTTGTGCACTGCCCAAACTAGCAGGGagtgtcatttattttattttattttattttttgcatttttagtagagatggggtttctccatgttggtcagactggtctcgaattcctgacctcaggtaatccacccgtgtcggccttccaaagtgctgggactacaggcgtgagccaccgcgcctggccagggagTGTCATTTATATAAATTCTAGTTAATGCAACCTGTACAACCATGTGTGCCCTGcctgggaagaaaataaaagagattttttaagataaaaggaACATCATGGGCAAGAAACT
This genomic window from Pan troglodytes isolate AG18354 chromosome 12, NHGRI_mPanTro3-v2.0_pri, whole genome shotgun sequence contains:
- the KCNG3 gene encoding potassium voltage-gated channel subfamily G member 3 isoform X3 codes for the protein MTFGRSGAASVVLNVGGARYSLSRELLKDFPLRRVSRLHGCRSERDVLEVCDDYDRERNEYFFDRHSEAFGFILLYVRGHGKLRFAPRMCELSFYNEMIYWGLEGAHLEYCCQRRLDDRMSDTYTFYSADEPGVLGRDEARPGGAEAAPSRRWLERMRRTFEEPTSSLAAQILASVSVVFVIVSMVVLCASTLPDWRNAAADNRSLDDRSRYSAGPGREPSGIIEAICIGWFTAECIVRFIVSKNKCEFVKRPLNIIDLLAITPYYISVLMTVFTGENSQLQRAGVTLRVLRMMRIFWVIKLARHFIGLQTLGLTLKRCYREMVMLLVFICVAMAIFSALSQLLEHGLDLETSNKDFTSIPAACWWVIISMTTVGYGDMYPITVPGRILGGVCVVSGIVLLALPITFIYHSFVQCYHELKFRSARYSRSLSTEFLN